One genomic window of Bartonella sp. HY038 includes the following:
- a CDS encoding response regulator produces MSLSTRIAPHLPYLRRFARAVTGSQQSGDAYVASMLGALIADISIFPKSTNDRISVYHLFCGLFDQTSSNIPEPMPQIDKFAHPDAKLSYLTPRARQAFLLVAVEGFNEKEASEVLGVSEGKFLDLLGEASKDISEQVATTILIIEDEPLIAMDIEQLVEGLGHDVVGIARTRDEAVKLFNESKPGMVLADIQLADGSSGIDAVNDILADNALPVIFITAFPERLLTGLRPEPTFLVTKPFNPDMVKALISQALFFQENAHNG; encoded by the coding sequence ATGTCCCTTTCCACACGGATTGCACCGCATCTTCCCTATTTAAGACGCTTTGCACGCGCAGTTACAGGTTCCCAGCAGTCAGGGGATGCTTATGTTGCTTCAATGCTTGGTGCATTGATAGCAGATATATCGATTTTTCCAAAATCAACTAATGATCGTATTAGTGTCTATCATTTGTTTTGTGGGCTTTTTGACCAAACATCTTCAAATATTCCTGAGCCAATGCCACAAATTGATAAATTTGCCCATCCCGATGCCAAATTATCTTACCTTACACCGCGCGCACGGCAAGCATTTTTGCTGGTTGCGGTTGAAGGGTTTAATGAAAAGGAAGCCAGTGAAGTTTTAGGCGTTAGCGAAGGCAAATTTCTTGATCTTCTGGGTGAAGCATCAAAAGACATTTCTGAGCAGGTAGCAACAACAATCCTCATAATTGAGGACGAACCCCTCATCGCCATGGATATTGAGCAATTGGTTGAAGGCTTGGGGCATGATGTTGTCGGTATTGCCCGCACACGTGACGAGGCAGTCAAGCTATTTAACGAATCAAAGCCCGGTATGGTTCTTGCTGACATTCAGCTTGCTGACGGAAGCTCAGGAATAGACGCAGTAAACGATATACTCGCCGATAACGCTCTGCCAGTCATTTTTATAACCGCTTTTCCAGAGCGACTATTGACAGGCTTGCGCCCTGAGCCAACATTTCTTGTAACCAAGCCATTTAATCCTGATATGGTTAAGGCACTTATAAGCCAAGCTTTGTTTTTTCAAGAAAACGCCCATAATGGGTAA
- a CDS encoding DEAD/DEAH box helicase family protein, whose amino-acid sequence MAKAVKTIDKSLLFNKLQELDKLGLFGENYQNPAYIQDNLKDDLRPYQAQALRYLHYTQKSAEALIHYKHLLFNMATGSGKTMVMAGAMLYLFKQYGYQNFIFFVHTDAIIQKTKENLLNIQSSKYLFKNPIEIDGEQITIEPVETFPALPNKNTLYLKLSTIHKIHEELKNTRENSVTYDELKEIPLILLGDEAHHFNAQTKAKNKSSKENEEITWEKTIERILGLRPDNRLFEFTATINLNDKDIYNKYKDKIIYQYDLKQFMLDGYSKKVMLLEANANDSDKMLDAVLLSQYRKSIAQKNNIANFKPIVLFKSNQIATSKAKQAEFSQLIADLSPAMVRQHLTLKQTHLNLSTSIWHRVINHYLSIDLIMAVEAIQNDFSEMNLLNANTNELLADYPILLNTLENNDNPIRAIFAVAKLNEGWDVLNLFDIVRISEKASATKAATDSEAQLIGRGARYYPFIHEAQKSYTRRFDKETSELSILEQLHYHTINDTAYISALHASLEQADIIASRDGQGTVEHAKLKEDFKKSDIYKTGKLYFNDVEEIKDSARTWESYSLDKTFNVKYQTGSETSLDKLDEGETSLTAIKPLQLDARYFYKALQQIGFYNFNNLKKYFPELSSIKEFIESDNYLSKITISLEVPVTLDVSAIAAKEKLDILKEVLNRIKDNITRNYIKYKGTYNFISTPIKDVVKDYSQYIEAYNGATANQKIEARDTTGKTWYVYDKAILNQLEHDLVKLLGQFMDKLKAKYTKIYLIRNDEQATRFKLTEFDGVRGFMPDFIMIITDKSENAYYQVLIEPKGDDRLLDDAWKEKMLEKLNDETLIDMGEIDDVHLVGIKFYTKKKINEFTEDFQNKLYDGNDLVDKTLI is encoded by the coding sequence ATGGCAAAGGCAGTAAAAACCATTGATAAAAGCTTGCTTTTTAATAAATTGCAAGAGCTTGATAAGTTAGGCTTGTTTGGGGAAAATTACCAAAACCCAGCCTATATTCAAGATAATTTAAAGGATGATTTGCGCCCCTATCAAGCGCAAGCTTTGCGCTATTTGCATTATACGCAAAAAAGCGCTGAAGCCCTTATACACTATAAGCATTTATTGTTTAACATGGCGACGGGCTCCGGCAAAACCATGGTGATGGCGGGGGCAATGTTGTATTTGTTCAAGCAATATGGCTATCAAAATTTTATCTTTTTTGTTCATACTGATGCAATTATTCAAAAAACCAAAGAAAATTTGCTCAATATTCAATCATCAAAATATTTGTTTAAAAATCCAATTGAAATTGATGGCGAGCAAATCACTATTGAGCCAGTGGAAACATTTCCAGCTTTGCCCAATAAAAACACTCTTTATCTTAAACTTTCCACCATTCATAAAATTCATGAAGAGTTAAAAAACACCCGCGAAAATAGCGTTACCTATGATGAGTTAAAGGAAATTCCGCTTATTTTGCTTGGTGATGAAGCACATCATTTTAACGCGCAAACCAAGGCGAAAAACAAATCATCAAAAGAAAATGAAGAAATAACATGGGAAAAAACCATTGAGCGCATTTTAGGTTTACGCCCTGATAATCGGCTTTTTGAGTTTACCGCCACCATTAATCTTAATGATAAGGATATTTACAATAAATATAAAGATAAGATCATTTATCAATATGATTTAAAGCAATTCATGTTGGATGGTTATTCTAAAAAAGTTATGCTTTTAGAGGCTAATGCCAATGATAGCGACAAAATGCTGGATGCGGTTTTATTAAGCCAATATCGCAAATCTATTGCACAAAAAAACAATATTGCCAATTTTAAGCCAATTGTTTTATTCAAATCCAACCAAATTGCCACCTCTAAAGCCAAGCAAGCAGAGTTTAGCCAATTGATAGCCGATTTATCACCGGCAATGGTAAGGCAGCATTTAACGCTCAAGCAAACGCATTTGAACCTATCAACCAGCATATGGCATAGGGTTATCAATCATTATTTGAGCATTGATTTAATTATGGCAGTTGAGGCCATTCAAAATGATTTTAGCGAGATGAATTTATTAAACGCTAATACCAATGAATTATTGGCCGATTATCCTATATTGCTCAACACGCTTGAAAATAATGATAATCCAATTCGCGCTATTTTTGCCGTTGCCAAACTTAATGAAGGTTGGGATGTTTTAAACCTTTTTGATATTGTGCGTATTAGCGAAAAAGCCTCCGCCACAAAAGCCGCTACTGACAGTGAAGCGCAATTGATTGGCCGCGGCGCCCGCTATTACCCATTCATCCATGAGGCGCAAAAGAGCTATACAAGGCGCTTTGATAAAGAAACAAGTGAGCTTTCTATTTTAGAGCAGCTTCACTATCATACTATAAATGATACCGCTTATATTAGCGCCCTTCATGCCTCGCTTGAGCAAGCCGATATTATTGCCAGCCGTGATGGGCAAGGAACGGTTGAACACGCTAAGTTGAAAGAAGACTTTAAAAAGTCTGATATTTATAAAACCGGCAAGCTCTATTTTAATGATGTTGAGGAAATAAAAGACAGCGCTAGGACATGGGAAAGCTATTCGCTGGATAAAACCTTTAATGTCAAATATCAAACAGGTAGTGAGACATCACTCGATAAATTAGATGAGGGTGAAACGTCATTAACAGCCATAAAACCCTTGCAGCTTGATGCACGCTATTTTTATAAAGCGCTTCAGCAAATAGGCTTTTATAATTTTAATAATTTAAAAAAATATTTTCCTGAATTATCCAGCATTAAGGAATTTATTGAAAGTGATAATTATTTAAGCAAAATTACCATTAGCCTTGAAGTACCAGTAACATTGGACGTGAGCGCCATTGCGGCAAAAGAAAAGCTGGATATTTTAAAAGAAGTGCTAAACAGGATTAAGGATAATATCACCCGTAATTACATTAAATATAAAGGTACCTATAATTTTATCAGCACACCGATTAAGGATGTTGTCAAGGATTATAGCCAGTATATTGAGGCCTATAATGGAGCGACGGCCAATCAAAAGATTGAGGCTAGGGATACCACGGGCAAAACATGGTATGTTTACGACAAGGCTATTTTAAACCAGCTAGAGCATGACCTAGTTAAGCTACTTGGACAGTTTATGGATAAGCTAAAGGCAAAATACACGAAAATTTATCTTATCCGTAATGATGAACAGGCAACGCGATTTAAATTAACCGAATTTGATGGCGTGCGGGGCTTTATGCCCGATTTTATCATGATTATTACCGACAAAAGCGAAAACGCCTATTATCAAGTATTGATTGAGCCAAAGGGCGATGATCGTTTGCTAGATGATGCATGGAAAGAAAAAATGCTTGAAAAGCTCAATGATGAAACACTCATTGACATGGGCGAAATTGACGATGTGCATTTAGTCGGCATTAAATTTTATACAAAGAAAAAAATTAATGAGTTTACTGAAGACTTTCAAAACAAGCTTTATGACGGTAACGACTTAGTTGATAAAACCCTTATTTGA
- a CDS encoding sensor histidine kinase yields the protein MAIEVLKTTNTDQEQIDGLIQAIHNADICVFYQTPDLIFQWAKNLPPQLETLWKPHCLDGDLFDAETSSLMVKAKKSVLENGTGDTVEVKIGDGAKPSWLKFSIDCHRNDKDEIIGLITTGVNVSELRQREQVLKILLREVSHRSKNLLAIMQSIASQTARFSDSVADFLKKYQGRIQSLSHSQDLVTDSNWRGALLKDLISSQATGYTEHSSGRFMIHGENPYLFPSAALHIGLAFHELIINSSSYGALASDCGVVKIDCILKTNKDNSNFIQITWQEVFNPANLTNAGNARFGSTVLERIVPASVDGKAEYYIKNGKVNYLLNVPAANYDL from the coding sequence ATGGCCATAGAGGTTCTAAAAACAACAAATACTGATCAAGAACAAATTGATGGCCTTATTCAAGCGATCCACAATGCAGATATTTGTGTTTTTTACCAAACTCCTGACTTAATCTTTCAATGGGCAAAAAATTTACCTCCGCAGTTAGAAACATTATGGAAACCCCATTGCCTTGACGGAGATTTATTTGATGCTGAAACAAGTTCCCTCATGGTTAAGGCTAAAAAATCCGTTCTCGAAAACGGTACTGGCGATACCGTAGAGGTAAAAATTGGCGACGGTGCTAAACCTTCATGGCTTAAATTCTCAATCGATTGCCACCGCAACGATAAGGATGAAATTATTGGCTTAATAACCACTGGCGTTAATGTTTCAGAACTAAGGCAACGTGAACAAGTTTTAAAAATACTATTGCGTGAAGTCAGTCACCGTTCCAAGAACTTATTAGCAATCATGCAAAGCATTGCATCGCAAACGGCTAGGTTTAGTGATTCTGTTGCTGATTTTTTAAAAAAATATCAAGGGCGTATCCAATCCCTTTCTCATTCCCAAGACTTAGTTACGGATTCAAACTGGCGTGGTGCCTTGTTAAAGGATCTTATTAGCTCGCAAGCTACGGGTTATACCGAGCATTCTAGCGGACGCTTTATGATTCATGGTGAAAATCCCTACCTTTTTCCAAGCGCTGCATTGCATATAGGGCTTGCCTTTCATGAGCTTATCATCAACTCGTCTTCTTATGGTGCACTCGCAAGCGACTGCGGCGTTGTCAAGATCGACTGTATTTTAAAAACCAATAAAGATAATAGTAATTTCATCCAAATTACGTGGCAAGAAGTTTTCAACCCGGCCAATCTCACCAATGCAGGAAATGCACGCTTTGGGTCAACAGTCCTTGAAAGAATCGTTCCAGCATCAGTGGATGGTAAAGCAGAATATTACATTAAAAATGGTAAGGTCAATTATTTGCTTAATGTACCTGCTGCGAACTATGATTTATAA
- a CDS encoding site-specific DNA-methyltransferase: protein METKLIKELNSVLKSFPQFWDGETLLRAHVVDAINNKEPKLIKALIENPKIKQIYGTDIDGILVFDFEKFTSLLRFKEYWADSFTKYRNKIGLTSNGKYLDYNSDVVLDFPFKDCVLEGGMTREEQGKNEVYYNEIIARDEIDRLFSPKLFTNSKRYSKDGVEDNITAFHDDDNLIIKGNNLIALHSLKQRFAGKINLIYIDPPFNTEHDSFKYNDRFNRSTWLTFMKNRLEVAKELLSVTGTIYVHIDHNEGHYLKVLMDDILGKNLFRNEIIWRYSGWNKKLRYGFEKRHDSIFVYGKSDQQYFNSYFEKWESKEEYIKKRKQKLLIDENEKEYVLSDAGGGNRVKVFIEDVLDKGVVVDDVWVIDKLNNSANESVNFSSQKREALLERIISSSCPPDGFVLDFHLGSGTTAAVAHKMGRRYIGIEQMDYINDITVPRLQKVIDGEPNGISKDVAWQGGGSFVYTELKQLNAAFIDVIDAASGYDELAKIFDTMKQQAHLNYQVELDEILTKEYELDGIDHRLSFKDLKIDQQKQLLKELLDKNQLYINASEMDDASLDISLNDNAFTKSFYGEA from the coding sequence ATGGAAACAAAACTAATCAAAGAATTAAATAGCGTGTTAAAAAGCTTTCCGCAATTTTGGGATGGTGAAACGCTATTGCGTGCACATGTGGTTGACGCGATAAATAATAAAGAGCCAAAGCTTATCAAAGCCTTGATTGAAAACCCAAAAATTAAACAAATTTATGGCACTGATATTGACGGTATACTCGTTTTTGACTTTGAAAAATTCACCAGTCTTTTGCGCTTTAAAGAATATTGGGCGGATAGTTTTACCAAATATCGCAATAAAATTGGCCTCACCAGCAATGGCAAATATCTTGATTATAATAGCGATGTTGTTTTGGATTTTCCCTTTAAGGATTGCGTGCTGGAAGGCGGCATGACACGGGAAGAGCAAGGCAAAAATGAAGTCTATTATAATGAAATTATCGCCCGTGATGAAATTGATAGGCTTTTTTCACCTAAACTCTTTACCAATAGCAAACGCTATAGCAAAGACGGGGTGGAGGATAATATAACCGCGTTTCATGATGATGATAATCTCATCATCAAGGGCAATAACCTCATCGCCCTTCATAGTTTAAAACAACGCTTTGCTGGAAAAATAAATTTAATTTATATAGATCCACCGTTCAATACGGAGCATGATTCATTTAAATATAATGACCGCTTTAACCGTTCCACATGGCTAACTTTCATGAAAAATCGCCTTGAAGTAGCCAAAGAATTATTATCGGTTACTGGTACAATTTACGTTCATATTGATCACAATGAGGGGCATTATTTAAAAGTATTGATGGATGATATATTGGGGAAAAATCTTTTCCGCAATGAAATTATTTGGCGATATAGTGGTTGGAATAAAAAATTACGTTATGGTTTTGAAAAACGACACGATTCTATATTTGTGTATGGTAAAAGTGATCAGCAGTATTTTAATAGTTATTTTGAAAAGTGGGAATCTAAAGAAGAATATATAAAAAAGAGAAAACAAAAATTATTAATTGACGAAAACGAAAAAGAATATGTACTTTCTGATGCTGGCGGAGGAAACCGCGTAAAAGTTTTTATCGAAGACGTTTTGGATAAAGGCGTTGTAGTAGATGACGTGTGGGTTATTGATAAGTTGAATAATTCAGCCAATGAGAGCGTTAATTTTTCGTCTCAAAAAAGAGAAGCTTTGTTGGAACGTATTATTTCTTCATCATGTCCGCCAGATGGTTTCGTCCTAGACTTTCATCTTGGCAGTGGCACAACGGCGGCGGTGGCGCATAAAATGGGACGGCGCTATATCGGCATTGAGCAAATGGATTATATCAATGACATCACCGTTCCACGCTTGCAAAAAGTCATTGATGGAGAACCCAACGGCATTTCCAAAGACGTTGCTTGGCAAGGCGGCGGTAGTTTTGTCTATACAGAATTAAAGCAGCTTAATGCGGCTTTTATTGATGTTATTGATGCCGCAAGCGGCTATGATGAATTAGCCAAGATTTTTGACACCATGAAGCAGCAAGCGCATTTAAACTATCAAGTGGAATTGGATGAAATTTTAACCAAAGAATATGAGCTTGATGGCATTGACCATAGGTTAAGTTTTAAAGATTTAAAAATAGACCAGCAAAAGCAGCTATTGAAAGAATTATTGGATAAAAACCAACTTTATATCAATGCGTCTGAAATGGATGATGCAAGTTTGGATATATCTTTAAACGATAACGCTTTCACCAAAAGCTTTTATGGTGAGGCGTGA
- a CDS encoding NepR family anti-sigma factor: MQNKEDKGENRGQPVSDELFGSNSQIANQLRAFYTSIQEEEIPDRFLDLLEQLDEIEMSGQAKGFKGE; this comes from the coding sequence ATGCAAAATAAAGAAGACAAAGGTGAAAATCGGGGTCAGCCTGTGTCTGATGAGTTATTTGGTTCTAACAGCCAAATCGCAAATCAGTTGCGTGCCTTTTATACTTCGATTCAAGAAGAAGAGATTCCAGATCGATTTTTGGATCTTCTCGAACAACTTGACGAAATAGAAATGAGTGGGCAAGCGAAAGGCTTTAAGGGGGAATAA
- a CDS encoding AlpA family transcriptional regulator: protein MTNIDPLLNAKESAKILQISAPTFWRRVADGTIPQALKIGNLSRWPQSEIINVIEKAKAQRIGNLKGETEARRNFM, encoded by the coding sequence ATGACCAATATTGATCCACTTTTAAACGCAAAAGAAAGTGCAAAAATTCTGCAAATCAGCGCGCCAACATTTTGGAGGCGTGTTGCCGATGGTACTATTCCGCAAGCTTTAAAAATCGGCAACCTATCACGCTGGCCGCAATCAGAAATTATCAATGTTATTGAAAAAGCCAAAGCGCAAAGAATAGGCAACCTAAAAGGGGAAACGGAGGCAAGGCGTAATTTTATGTAA
- a CDS encoding YfjI family protein produces the protein MNFIIDEKPLIEMQEYAWGSIKPIASSLPSVEPFDAAMLPPALYNYVFDVSDRQQSPIDFVAVSCLCGLAAIIGNSVRIAPKQHDDWQIVPNLWGAIIGRPSAMKSPAMQSALAPVYALQTAIREEWEQSQKQAAIDDILDALDDKDRKKRAAKAFKDGGKEAARALLVDGTKNNDDEAPCPRLVVNDATVEKLGELLNENPRGILLIRDELAGFLAKMESEDAQTDRAFYLEAFNGDGHFTYDRIGRGTVHIENATISMIGGIQPARIAPLVHNAITGKGDDGLIQRLQMAVWPDDVANWQWVDRHPNREARQAYDAVFRTFFDKPIGSPDNPMVLRFSPPAQEMFREWVEATHRQARGGNIAGVMESHMLKMQKTVASLALIFELASGGCFDVGEAATLTALAWADYLLSHANRLYAAGQRVVEDSAKLIIERRKELPPVFTLRDIHQRKWAGLADRETVATAIEMLTDTNHCREIPKGTTATGGRPTVQYEWNPALNDGGNNG, from the coding sequence ATGAATTTTATCATTGATGAAAAACCGCTTATTGAAATGCAAGAATATGCATGGGGCAGCATAAAGCCTATCGCTTCAAGTTTGCCAAGTGTAGAACCATTTGACGCGGCTATGTTGCCGCCCGCGCTTTATAATTATGTTTTCGATGTTTCAGACAGGCAGCAATCACCGATTGACTTTGTTGCAGTCTCTTGCCTTTGTGGTTTAGCGGCAATCATTGGCAACAGCGTTAGGATAGCCCCAAAGCAGCATGATGATTGGCAGATAGTCCCGAACCTATGGGGCGCAATTATTGGCCGCCCGTCTGCTATGAAATCACCCGCTATGCAATCAGCATTAGCCCCAGTCTATGCACTTCAAACAGCCATACGCGAGGAATGGGAGCAAAGCCAAAAGCAAGCCGCTATTGATGATATTCTTGATGCGCTGGACGATAAGGACAGGAAAAAACGCGCAGCCAAAGCCTTTAAGGACGGGGGCAAGGAGGCCGCCCGCGCTTTACTGGTAGATGGTACCAAAAACAATGACGATGAAGCCCCATGCCCGCGCCTTGTCGTTAATGATGCAACAGTTGAAAAGCTAGGGGAATTATTAAACGAGAACCCCAGAGGCATTTTATTAATTCGCGATGAATTAGCTGGCTTTTTAGCTAAGATGGAAAGCGAGGACGCGCAGACAGATAGAGCCTTTTATTTAGAGGCTTTTAATGGCGATGGTCATTTCACCTATGATCGTATTGGACGCGGTACCGTTCATATTGAAAACGCCACTATATCCATGATTGGGGGCATACAGCCCGCAAGAATTGCCCCGCTTGTTCATAATGCAATCACGGGCAAAGGCGATGATGGTCTAATTCAAAGGCTGCAAATGGCGGTTTGGCCTGATGATGTTGCTAATTGGCAATGGGTAGATCGCCACCCAAATAGAGAGGCAAGGCAAGCATATGACGCGGTTTTCCGTACATTTTTTGATAAGCCAATAGGCAGCCCAGATAATCCAATGGTTTTGCGGTTTTCACCCCCAGCGCAAGAGATGTTTCGCGAATGGGTAGAAGCAACCCACAGACAAGCAAGGGGCGGCAATATAGCGGGGGTTATGGAGTCGCACATGCTGAAAATGCAAAAGACTGTTGCAAGCCTTGCCTTAATCTTTGAACTTGCAAGCGGCGGGTGTTTTGACGTTGGAGAGGCTGCAACCTTAACCGCGCTTGCATGGGCAGATTATTTGCTTAGCCATGCCAACCGCTTATATGCAGCAGGGCAAAGAGTGGTAGAGGATAGCGCCAAGCTAATCATTGAAAGGCGCAAGGAATTGCCCCCCGTCTTTACGCTGCGCGATATTCATCAAAGGAAATGGGCAGGACTTGCAGATCGTGAAACAGTGGCAACAGCAATAGAGATGCTCACCGATACGAACCATTGCCGCGAAATACCAAAAGGCACAACAGCAACAGGCGGGCGGCCAACTGTTCAATATGAATGGAACCCAGCTTTAAACGATGGGGGCAATAATGGGTAA